Proteins from one Coffea arabica cultivar ET-39 chromosome 8c, Coffea Arabica ET-39 HiFi, whole genome shotgun sequence genomic window:
- the LOC113706062 gene encoding uncharacterized protein has protein sequence MDPFRRRLNSRKAIFPQVLPYFILIFIILVLAIIKDGLHNQKFNSHLSKLENQSSAGSSHLTKAVHYYNTVFQRLMAEGFLLPSSKALCIESISGHDVMALRNIGVIDAFGISEAALRASEHGLNHDPFHNNTFDFEFFGYSSWFDWSVHPSETIAQICRTLKVGGYLVVHIAVNDEYTYNSFINLFTCFTLKASRDIKFKEFALPSLHEFVLKKANKHSSPSQLESSDKCKVPKYKRDLIDDLEPLVMEEPQDSWSWDGLGKNADGIQYLSSMVDLRYKERHIYVDLGARNYDSSIGSWFEKQYPKQNKTFEVYAFEADKSFYGEYEGKKGVKLMPYAAWVRNETLSFEIDREPDNVGLQWAEMGRIQPKQLSTEDRENIDKVYKVEALDLADWLIRTFSKRDFVVMKMDIEGSEFDLMNRLVESGAFCLIDELFLECHYDRWIKCCSGEKTNRHKRSYAQCMNLYAKLRKDGCFVHQWW, from the coding sequence CATCAAAGATGGATTACACAACCAAAAATTCAATTCCCATTTATCCAAATTGGAGAATCAGTCTTCAGCTGGTTCTAGCCACCTGACCAAAGCAGTTCATTACTACAACACAGTTTTCCAGCGTTTGATGGCTGAAGGTTTCTTGTTACCAAGCTCTAAAGCTTTATGCATTGAAAGTATAAGTGGTCATGATGTAATGGCTCTAAGGAACATTGGAGTCATTGATGCATTTGGGATTTCTGAGGCAGCACTCAGAGCCTCAGAACATGGCTTAAACCATGATCCCTTTCATAACAATACCTTTGATTTCGAGTTTTTTGGCTATAGCAGTTGGTTTGATTGGTCGGTCCATCCTTCAGAAACAATTGCTCAGATTTGCAGGACACTGAAAGTAGGAGGATATTTGGTTGTTCACATTGCTGTTAATGATGAGTATACTTACAACTCTTTCATTAACTTGTTTACCTGTTTCACGTTAAAGGCTTCGCGCGACATCAAATTCAAGGAATTTGCACTCCCTTCTTTGCATGAATTTGTTCTGAAGAAAGCAAACAAGCATTCTAGCCCTAGCCAGTTGGAATCATCAGATAAGTGCAAGGTCCCAAAGTACAAAAGAGACCTGATCGACGATCTTGAGCCATTGGTGATGGAAGAGCCACAAGACTCTTGGTCTTGGGATGGTCTCGGGAAAAACGCAGACGGTATCCAGTACCTTTCTTCCATGGTTGATTTAAGATATAAGGAGAGGCACATCTATGTGGATCTTGGAGCCAGAAACTACGATTCAAGTATCGGGAGCTGGTTCGAAAAGCAATATCCAAAGCAGAACAAGACTTTTGAAGTCTATGCATTTGAGGCTGATAAGTCTTTTTATGGAGAGTACGAAGGAAAGAAAGGGGTGAAGCTGATGCCTTATGCTGCATGGGTGAGGAATGAGACCTTGTCGTTTGAAATCGACCGAGAACCCGATAATGTAGGGCTGCAATGGGCAGAGATGGGCAGGATTCAACCGAAGCAGTTATCAACTGAGGACAGGGAGAATATAGACAAGGTGTATAAGGTTGAGGCTTTGGATCTTGCTGATTGGCTGATAAGAACTTTTTCAAAGAGGGATTTTGTGGTAATGAAAATGGATATTGAGGGTTCCGAATTTGATTTGATGAATAGATTGGTAGAAAGTGGtgctttttgtttgattgatgaGTTGTTCTTGGAATGTCATTATGATCGTTGGATCAAATGCTGTTCTGGTGAGAAGACCAATAGGCACAAGAGGTCATATGCTCAATGCATGAATTTGTATGCCAAACTCAGAAAAGATGGATGCTTCGTGCACCAATGGTGGTAA